A genomic window from Arthrobacter sp. FW305-BF8 includes:
- a CDS encoding immunoglobulin-like domain-containing protein, translated as MTVTPSCARNALSADEVRELGYVSPEQRVALDLQDLSLWDTSAVTANLKLPLTGPNGSAYAWSSSDPATVSTQGAVTCPGHGTRAPRHGTVLPVTKAELDRLHAQL; from the coding sequence GTGACGGTGACGCCCTCGTGCGCCAGGAATGCACTCTCGGCCGACGAGGTGCGGGAGCTCGGTTACGTTTCCCCGGAGCAGCGCGTTGCCCTCGATCTGCAGGACCTGTCGCTGTGGGACACCTCTGCGGTAACCGCCAACCTGAAGCTGCCTCTGACCGGGCCGAACGGCTCGGCCTATGCCTGGTCCTCCTCGGATCCGGCCACCGTGTCCACCCAGGGAGCCGTGACCTGCCCGGGCCACGGAACGCGGGCTCCGCGCCACGGCACGGTCCTGCCCGTCACCAAGGCGGAGCTGGATAGGCTGCACGCGCAGCTGTGA
- a CDS encoding AsnC family protein: MEVDRLRTLVGSMDGDNPVNGLQAVAELHREIGRAEAALVRRARLAGLSWEAIANALGVSKQAVHKKYGKK, translated from the coding sequence ATGGAGGTGGACCGGTTGAGAACATTGGTGGGATCCATGGACGGCGACAACCCGGTGAATGGCCTGCAGGCCGTTGCTGAGCTGCATCGCGAAATCGGACGGGCGGAAGCAGCCCTGGTCCGGCGGGCACGCCTGGCGGGTCTGTCCTGGGAGGCGATTGCGAATGCCCTCGGCGTCAGCAAGCAGGCTGTCCACAAGAAGTACGGCAAGAAATAG
- a CDS encoding GNAT family N-acetyltransferase, which translates to MIRKALAGDAAALADLAAATFPLACPPGSSPEDIRLHLERTLSEGNFAEYLADSKIAILVIDQAGRLDGYTLLVDRQSMDPDVLGTLGGQRSVELSKCYVHPDHHGRGAASTLMQASLDRAAEQGAASVWLGVNSQNAKAIRFYEKSGFTKVGTKSFTLGDSVESDFILECHLPRKG; encoded by the coding sequence ATGATCCGGAAAGCCCTCGCCGGCGATGCTGCTGCCCTGGCTGACCTGGCGGCGGCCACTTTCCCGCTCGCTTGCCCGCCGGGATCCTCGCCGGAGGACATTCGGCTCCACCTCGAGCGGACGCTCAGCGAGGGCAACTTCGCCGAGTACCTCGCCGACAGCAAGATCGCCATCCTGGTGATCGACCAAGCCGGCCGGCTTGACGGGTACACCCTGCTGGTCGACCGGCAGTCAATGGACCCTGACGTGCTCGGCACCTTGGGTGGACAGCGCTCGGTCGAGCTGAGCAAGTGCTATGTGCATCCGGACCACCACGGACGGGGCGCTGCCTCCACGCTCATGCAGGCCTCTTTGGACCGGGCCGCGGAGCAAGGGGCAGCAAGTGTCTGGCTCGGGGTCAACAGCCAGAACGCCAAGGCCATCCGGTTCTACGAAAAGTCAGGCTTCACCAAAGTCGGGACGAAGTCATTCACCCTGGGGGACTCCGTGGAGAGCGACTTCATCCTGGAGTGCCACCTTCCGCGGAAGGGCTGA
- a CDS encoding MFS transporter, protein MSTTFRALQNRNYRLWAGGALISNIGTWMQRVAQDWLVLTVLTNHSGTAVGITTALQFLPMLLLGPYAGVLADRHRKRLILLWTQSAMGLCGLAVGLLVVTGAAQLWHVYAAALCLGLASAVDGPARQSFVSELVGQDHIANAVSLNSASFNTARLTGPAIAGVLIAWVGTGPVFLLNAASFAAVLISLARIRAAELVPAAPAVRSKHQVAEGLGYVRRRPDLVLILVLVGILGAFGMNFPITNALMATAEFGMGPGEFGLLGSIMAVGTLAGALLAARRSRPRLRFLLGGALGLGLFTLIGSVSPSFWLYAAVLVPVGLASITFLNSCNTSIQLSVEPQFRGRVLALYLATLQGGTALGAPLMGWLGSTFGPRWSVAAGGAVVLLTGLLAVIVVVRSSRLTLRQQLLASFPRRRAPHGSAVVSPSAEGGTPG, encoded by the coding sequence ATGAGCACCACCTTCCGGGCACTGCAGAACCGCAACTACCGGCTGTGGGCCGGCGGGGCCCTCATTTCCAACATCGGCACCTGGATGCAGAGGGTCGCACAGGACTGGCTGGTCCTGACCGTTCTCACGAACCACTCCGGCACCGCCGTCGGCATCACCACGGCCCTGCAGTTCCTTCCCATGCTGCTGCTTGGCCCCTACGCAGGAGTGCTCGCGGACCGGCACCGCAAACGCTTAATCCTGCTGTGGACACAGTCGGCAATGGGGCTGTGCGGGCTGGCCGTCGGGCTCCTGGTGGTGACCGGCGCAGCGCAACTGTGGCATGTCTACGCAGCCGCCCTCTGCCTTGGGCTGGCCAGCGCCGTTGACGGGCCGGCACGCCAGTCCTTCGTCTCCGAACTCGTGGGACAGGACCATATCGCCAATGCAGTGTCCCTCAACTCCGCCTCCTTCAACACCGCCCGGCTTACAGGACCCGCAATCGCGGGAGTGCTCATTGCCTGGGTGGGCACCGGCCCCGTTTTCCTGCTCAACGCTGCCAGCTTCGCTGCGGTCCTGATCTCGCTGGCCCGGATCCGCGCAGCGGAGCTGGTCCCGGCCGCGCCGGCCGTCCGCAGCAAACACCAGGTTGCCGAAGGACTGGGCTACGTCCGCCGCCGTCCGGACCTGGTGCTGATCCTCGTCCTGGTGGGCATCCTGGGGGCCTTCGGCATGAACTTCCCCATTACCAATGCCCTGATGGCCACGGCGGAATTCGGGATGGGGCCCGGGGAATTCGGACTCCTGGGCTCCATCATGGCTGTCGGGACACTGGCCGGAGCACTGCTCGCAGCACGCAGGTCCCGGCCCCGGCTGCGTTTCCTGCTTGGCGGAGCGCTGGGGCTGGGCCTTTTTACCCTGATCGGCAGCGTCTCGCCGTCGTTCTGGCTGTACGCCGCGGTCCTGGTCCCGGTGGGCCTCGCCTCGATTACCTTCCTGAACAGCTGCAATACGAGCATCCAGCTCTCAGTGGAGCCGCAGTTCCGGGGACGAGTGCTTGCCCTCTATCTGGCAACCCTGCAGGGCGGGACCGCCTTGGGGGCCCCGCTCATGGGCTGGCTCGGCAGCACCTTCGGCCCCCGCTGGTCAGTGGCGGCCGGCGGCGCCGTCGTGCTGCTGACAGGATTGCTCGCAGTGATCGTGGTGGTCCGGAGCAGCCGGCTGACTTTGCGGCAGCAGCTACTCGCCTCCTTCCCGAGGAGGCGCGCGCCTCACGGGAGCGCCGTCGTCAGCCCTTCCGCGGAAGGTGGCACTCCAGGATGA
- a CDS encoding MarR family winged helix-turn-helix transcriptional regulator → MPATEAAHRETPQSIRPDILAIDLRTAVMRTSRRLRVEATGDIITPGQYTVLAQLHSDGPRTPRELAAREHVQAPSMTRIVNALAEQGFVSRSSHPEDGRQIQVGITPAGVDVLEEAREQRTAWLARRVAGLSPEDRLTLSRAAQIMQEMSGR, encoded by the coding sequence ATGCCTGCGACCGAAGCGGCACACCGAGAAACCCCACAATCCATCAGGCCGGACATCCTGGCGATCGACCTGCGGACCGCCGTGATGCGTACCTCCCGCCGGCTCCGGGTCGAAGCGACCGGAGACATCATCACGCCTGGCCAGTACACGGTGCTGGCCCAGCTCCACAGCGACGGCCCGCGCACGCCCCGGGAGCTGGCGGCACGGGAGCACGTACAGGCGCCTTCGATGACCCGCATCGTGAACGCCCTCGCGGAGCAGGGGTTCGTGTCCCGGTCATCGCACCCGGAGGATGGCCGCCAAATTCAGGTAGGTATCACCCCTGCCGGTGTGGACGTCCTGGAAGAGGCGCGGGAACAGCGGACGGCCTGGCTGGCCCGGCGGGTGGCTGGACTGAGCCCTGAGGACCGGCTGACACTGAGCCGCGCCGCGCAGATCATGCAGGAGATGAGCGGCCGATGA